From Aliamphritea hakodatensis:
TCCTACCACCAGTTCTGCACTGATTGCGGCCTGTGTCAGTCCCAGGTGTTGATTGCCAAAAGCAAACAGTAACTGAGGATGATGAGGGTGCTTATCTATGACAGGCAGAGAGTCAGGCAGGGTAGGGCGGTGTCCCATCCATTCACTGACTGGCAGTGTAGAATCATTGAGCCGTGACATCAGTTTGCGGCTGTGATGCCTGAGAGAAGCAAAACGACGCTTAACCGGCTTTAGGTCTAGCCCGCCCAGTTCTGTCATACCGACTACCCGCAATCCTGAATCCAAAGGGCTCATCACAAAACGGCGCTCTACTGAACCGATAGGTTGATTCAGTCTGATATTTCCGGCATCAATGGTGAGATGGTAGCCGCGTTCGGCTTCCAGTGGTACATCGAGACCAACACCTTTTAATAATTGTTTGCTCCAGGCACCGGTACAAATGATGGCGTGATCGAATTGATGCATATCTTCCGGAGTCTGAACGGATACCCTTTTCTTTTGTGGACGGACGGCCTGAACTTCCTGACGAATAAAACTGCCATCCCGCGCCATAAAGGCTGAAAACAGCATTTTGCATAGCTGATAAGGTTCCCTAACGCGATAAGCTTCAGGGAAGTACAGGGCATGGCTGAGATTGTTCGCCATCTCCGGCTCCAGTTGCGCGAGCCGCTCACCCTGTACCAATTCGGTTTTAATACCGAACTGTGCCATGTAGATTGCATGCTGTTTGGCATCATCAAGTTTTGAGGGTGTTTCCCATACCAGCAGATAGCCTGATTTAACAAGCAGTTCACGTGCATCGATATCTGACAGGCAGCGTTTCCAGGCGGGAATTGATTCAGTATTAAGCTGTTCAAGGCCATCACGGTTTTTTGCCGCATTTGCTGGTCTGGCCGCGCAGATAAAACGAACCAGCCAGGGCAGAATCTTGTGTAAATGGCCCATTGGCAGTGACAATGGGCCGTGTGGGTTGAGCCACATAGGCAAGGCCGAGCGAAGGGTTTTAAGGTTGGACAGAGGGTCCATCAGCTCGGTTGCAAGATAACCTGCATTGCCAAATGAAGCACCAAGACCAGGTTCACTGCGGTCTAGCAGTGTTACACGGTAACCTTTCCTTTGTGCTTCAAGTGCAGTACACAGTCCAATTATCCCGGCCCCAACAATGCCAACAGTCAGTGGCGGAGCATCAGTTGTGATGTTGGAGTCGGGCAGTGGCATCAGGCGGTTCCTTCGGCTTTTG
This genomic window contains:
- a CDS encoding NAD(P)/FAD-dependent oxidoreductase gives rise to the protein MPLPDSNITTDAPPLTVGIVGAGIIGLCTALEAQRKGYRVTLLDRSEPGLGASFGNAGYLATELMDPLSNLKTLRSALPMWLNPHGPLSLPMGHLHKILPWLVRFICAARPANAAKNRDGLEQLNTESIPAWKRCLSDIDARELLVKSGYLLVWETPSKLDDAKQHAIYMAQFGIKTELVQGERLAQLEPEMANNLSHALYFPEAYRVREPYQLCKMLFSAFMARDGSFIRQEVQAVRPQKKRVSVQTPEDMHQFDHAIICTGAWSKQLLKGVGLDVPLEAERGYHLTIDAGNIRLNQPIGSVERRFVMSPLDSGLRVVGMTELGGLDLKPVKRRFASLRHHSRKLMSRLNDSTLPVSEWMGHRPTLPDSLPVIDKHPHHPQLLFAFGNQHLGLTQAAISAELVVGLMIGSDTKINCEPYRVNRF